One part of the Parambassis ranga chromosome 8, fParRan2.1, whole genome shotgun sequence genome encodes these proteins:
- the LOC114440443 gene encoding histone acetyltransferase KAT7-like isoform X1, translating to MGSLLNYPLRTAGSSSDGTEDSDFSADLEHAEQHESAHRRSSTRLTRASLRLSQSSQDNCNTVRSSSPAAVVPDEGLNSAAVAASVFSSGRRVTRSQQVAANTTAKKYPLRQSRSSGSDTEANADIKQGADRDETPPRTPTGNAPSSESDIEVSSPSNDLVSSSNDIVVSQEEDERLAKELSLKEAAAHDLSHRPKRRRFHESYNFNMKCPTPGCNSLGHLTGRHERHFSISGCPLYHNLSADECKGKASTRDKQTEERALSHRQDENRHSTRSQAPTDRQLRYKEKVTELRRKRNSGLNKEQKDKYMEHRQSHGTSREPLLENITSDYDLELFRKAQARASEDLEKLRLAGQVSEGSNMIKTIVFGRYELDTWYHSPYPEEYARLGRLYMCEFCLKYMKSQTILRRHMAKCVWKHPPGDEIYRKGNISVFEVDGKKNKIYCQNLCLLAKLFLDHKTLYYDVEPFLFYVMTEADNTGCHLIGYFSKEKNSFLNYNVSCILTMPQYMRQGYGKMLIDFSYLLSKVEEKVGSPERPLSDLGLISYRSYWKEVLLRYLNNFQGKEISIKEISQETAVNPVDIVSTLQSLQMLKYWKGKHLVLKRQDLIDDWKAKETKRGNGKTIDPTALKWTPPKGT from the exons ATGGGATCTTTGTTGAATTATCCGCtg AGGACCGCAGGTAGCAGCTCGGACGGGACGGAGGACTCGGACTTTTCCGCCGATCTCGAGCACGCCGAACAGCACGAGAGCGCGCATCGGCGCAGCAGCACGCGCTTGACTCGTGCGTCCCTGCGCCTCAGCCAGAGCTCACAAG ATAATTGCAACACCGTACGTAGCAGTTCTCCTGCCGCTGTGGTTCCTGACGAAGGCCTGAATTCGGCAGCAGTGGCAGCATCGGTTTTCTCCTCTGGGCGCAGAGTGACTCgcagccagcaggtggcggCAAACACCACAGCCAAAAAATACCCACTGCGTCAGAGCAGGTCGTCTGGCTCGGATACCGAGGCTAATG CAGACATAAAACAGGGAGCGGATCGTGACGAGACCCCTCCTCGAACCCCGACGGGGAACGCCCCATCCTCGGAGTCGGACATTGAAGTTTCCAGCCCGAGCAACGACCTTGTGTCCTCGAGCAACGATATTGTAGTTTCCCAAGAGGAGGACGAGCGGTTGGCCAAAGAGCTGTCGCTCAAAGAAGCTGCAGCCCACGACCTCTCCCACCGGCCCAAACGACGGCGCTTCCACGAGAGCTACAACTTCAACATGAAGTGTCCAACACCCGGCTGCAACTCGCTCG gtCATCTGACAGGAAGACACGAGAGACATTTCTCCATATCGGGATGCCCTCTGTACCACAACCTCTCTGCTGATGAATGCAag GGCAAGGCTTCAACACGCGACAAACAGACTGAGGAAAGGGCGCTGTCGCACCGCCAGGATGAGAACAGACACTCCACAAGGAGCCAG GCCCCCACAGACCGTCAGCTGCGCTACAAAGAGAAGGTGacggagctgaggaggaagaggaattCAGGCCTCAATAAGGAGCAGAAGGACAAGTACATG GAGCACCGTCAAAGTCACGGGACGAGCCGGGAGCCGCTGCTGGAGAACATCACCAGCGACTACGACCTGGAGCTGTTCAGGAAAGCGCAGGCACGTGCCTCGGAAGACCTT GAGAAGCTCCGTCTGGCCGGTCAGGTGTCGGAAGGCAGCAACATGATAAAGACCATTGTGTTTGGCCGCTACGAGCTGGACACCTGGTACCATTCTCCATACCCAGAGGAGTACGCTCGCCTTGGGAGGCTCTACATGTGCGAGTTCTGCCTTAAATATATGAAGAGCCAGACCATTCTGCGCAGACACATG GCTAAATGTGTGTGGAAGCATCCTCCGGGTGATGAGATCTACAGGAAAGGGAACATCTCCGTCTTTGAGGTTGATGGAAAGAAGAACAAG ATTTACTGTCAGAACTTGTGTCTGCTGGCCAAACTCTTCCTGGACCACAAAACTCTGTATTACGACGTCGAACCGTTCCTCTTCTACGTCATGACCGAGGCCGACAACACAGGGTGTCACCTCATTGGATACTTCTCCAAG GAGAAGAACTCGTTCCTGAACTACAATGTGTCCTGCATCCTGACCATGCCGCAGTACATGAGGCAGGGATACGGCAAGATGCTCATAGACTTCA GTTACCTGTTGTCCAAGGTGGAAGAGAAGGTGGGGTCGCCCGAGCGCCCGCTGTCTGACCTGGGGCTGATCAGCTACAGAAGTTACTGGAAGGAGGTGCTGCTGCGCTACCTGAACAACTTCCAGGGCAAGGAGATCTCCATCAAAG AGATCAGCCAGGAAACAGCGGTGAACCCGGTGGATATCGTCAGCACGCTGCAGTCCCTCCAGATGCTCAAATACTGGAAGGGGAAGCACCTGGTTTTAAAGCGACAG GACCTTATAGACGACTGGAAGGCCAAGGAGACCAAACGCGGCAACGGCAAGACCATTGACCCCACAGCCTTAAAATGGACCCCGCCCAAAGGGACGTAG
- the LOC114440443 gene encoding histone acetyltransferase KAT7-like isoform X4, which translates to MGSLLNYPLRTAGSSSDGTEDSDFSADLEHAEQHESAHRRSSTRLTRASLRLSQSSQDNCNTVRSSSPAAVVPDEGLNSAAVAASVFSSGRRVTRSQQVAANTTAKKYPLRQSRSSGSDTEANADIKQGADRDETPPRTPTGNAPSSESDIEVSSPSNDLVSSSNDIVVSQEEDERLAKELSLKEAAAHDLSHRPKRRRFHESYNFNMKCPTPGCNSLGHLTGRHERHFSISGCPLYHNLSADECKGKASTRDKQTEERALSHRQDENRHSTRSQAPTDRQLRYKEKVTELRRKRNSGLNKEQKDKYMEHRQSHGTSREPLLENITSDYDLELFRKAQEKLRLAGQVSEGSNMIKTIVFGRYELDTWYHSPYPEEYARLGRLYMCEFCLKYMKSQTILRRHMAKCVWKHPPGDEIYRKGNISVFEVDGKKNKIYCQNLCLLAKLFLDHKTLYYDVEPFLFYVMTEADNTGCHLIGYFSKEKNSFLNYNVSCILTMPQYMRQGYGKMLIDFSYLLSKVEEKVGSPERPLSDLGLISYRSYWKEVLLRYLNNFQGKEISIKEISQETAVNPVDIVSTLQSLQMLKYWKGKHLVLKRQDLIDDWKAKETKRGNGKTIDPTALKWTPPKGT; encoded by the exons ATGGGATCTTTGTTGAATTATCCGCtg AGGACCGCAGGTAGCAGCTCGGACGGGACGGAGGACTCGGACTTTTCCGCCGATCTCGAGCACGCCGAACAGCACGAGAGCGCGCATCGGCGCAGCAGCACGCGCTTGACTCGTGCGTCCCTGCGCCTCAGCCAGAGCTCACAAG ATAATTGCAACACCGTACGTAGCAGTTCTCCTGCCGCTGTGGTTCCTGACGAAGGCCTGAATTCGGCAGCAGTGGCAGCATCGGTTTTCTCCTCTGGGCGCAGAGTGACTCgcagccagcaggtggcggCAAACACCACAGCCAAAAAATACCCACTGCGTCAGAGCAGGTCGTCTGGCTCGGATACCGAGGCTAATG CAGACATAAAACAGGGAGCGGATCGTGACGAGACCCCTCCTCGAACCCCGACGGGGAACGCCCCATCCTCGGAGTCGGACATTGAAGTTTCCAGCCCGAGCAACGACCTTGTGTCCTCGAGCAACGATATTGTAGTTTCCCAAGAGGAGGACGAGCGGTTGGCCAAAGAGCTGTCGCTCAAAGAAGCTGCAGCCCACGACCTCTCCCACCGGCCCAAACGACGGCGCTTCCACGAGAGCTACAACTTCAACATGAAGTGTCCAACACCCGGCTGCAACTCGCTCG gtCATCTGACAGGAAGACACGAGAGACATTTCTCCATATCGGGATGCCCTCTGTACCACAACCTCTCTGCTGATGAATGCAag GGCAAGGCTTCAACACGCGACAAACAGACTGAGGAAAGGGCGCTGTCGCACCGCCAGGATGAGAACAGACACTCCACAAGGAGCCAG GCCCCCACAGACCGTCAGCTGCGCTACAAAGAGAAGGTGacggagctgaggaggaagaggaattCAGGCCTCAATAAGGAGCAGAAGGACAAGTACATG GAGCACCGTCAAAGTCACGGGACGAGCCGGGAGCCGCTGCTGGAGAACATCACCAGCGACTACGACCTGGAGCTGTTCAGGAAAGCGCAG GAGAAGCTCCGTCTGGCCGGTCAGGTGTCGGAAGGCAGCAACATGATAAAGACCATTGTGTTTGGCCGCTACGAGCTGGACACCTGGTACCATTCTCCATACCCAGAGGAGTACGCTCGCCTTGGGAGGCTCTACATGTGCGAGTTCTGCCTTAAATATATGAAGAGCCAGACCATTCTGCGCAGACACATG GCTAAATGTGTGTGGAAGCATCCTCCGGGTGATGAGATCTACAGGAAAGGGAACATCTCCGTCTTTGAGGTTGATGGAAAGAAGAACAAG ATTTACTGTCAGAACTTGTGTCTGCTGGCCAAACTCTTCCTGGACCACAAAACTCTGTATTACGACGTCGAACCGTTCCTCTTCTACGTCATGACCGAGGCCGACAACACAGGGTGTCACCTCATTGGATACTTCTCCAAG GAGAAGAACTCGTTCCTGAACTACAATGTGTCCTGCATCCTGACCATGCCGCAGTACATGAGGCAGGGATACGGCAAGATGCTCATAGACTTCA GTTACCTGTTGTCCAAGGTGGAAGAGAAGGTGGGGTCGCCCGAGCGCCCGCTGTCTGACCTGGGGCTGATCAGCTACAGAAGTTACTGGAAGGAGGTGCTGCTGCGCTACCTGAACAACTTCCAGGGCAAGGAGATCTCCATCAAAG AGATCAGCCAGGAAACAGCGGTGAACCCGGTGGATATCGTCAGCACGCTGCAGTCCCTCCAGATGCTCAAATACTGGAAGGGGAAGCACCTGGTTTTAAAGCGACAG GACCTTATAGACGACTGGAAGGCCAAGGAGACCAAACGCGGCAACGGCAAGACCATTGACCCCACAGCCTTAAAATGGACCCCGCCCAAAGGGACGTAG
- the LOC114440443 gene encoding histone acetyltransferase KAT7-like isoform X2, which translates to MGSLLNYPLRTAGSSSDGTEDSDFSADLEHAEQHESAHRRSSTRLTRASLRLSQSSQDNCNTVRSSSPAAVVPDEGLNSAAVAASVFSSGRRVTRSQQVAANTTAKKYPLRQSRSSGSDTEANDIKQGADRDETPPRTPTGNAPSSESDIEVSSPSNDLVSSSNDIVVSQEEDERLAKELSLKEAAAHDLSHRPKRRRFHESYNFNMKCPTPGCNSLGHLTGRHERHFSISGCPLYHNLSADECKGKASTRDKQTEERALSHRQDENRHSTRSQAPTDRQLRYKEKVTELRRKRNSGLNKEQKDKYMEHRQSHGTSREPLLENITSDYDLELFRKAQARASEDLEKLRLAGQVSEGSNMIKTIVFGRYELDTWYHSPYPEEYARLGRLYMCEFCLKYMKSQTILRRHMAKCVWKHPPGDEIYRKGNISVFEVDGKKNKIYCQNLCLLAKLFLDHKTLYYDVEPFLFYVMTEADNTGCHLIGYFSKEKNSFLNYNVSCILTMPQYMRQGYGKMLIDFSYLLSKVEEKVGSPERPLSDLGLISYRSYWKEVLLRYLNNFQGKEISIKEISQETAVNPVDIVSTLQSLQMLKYWKGKHLVLKRQDLIDDWKAKETKRGNGKTIDPTALKWTPPKGT; encoded by the exons ATGGGATCTTTGTTGAATTATCCGCtg AGGACCGCAGGTAGCAGCTCGGACGGGACGGAGGACTCGGACTTTTCCGCCGATCTCGAGCACGCCGAACAGCACGAGAGCGCGCATCGGCGCAGCAGCACGCGCTTGACTCGTGCGTCCCTGCGCCTCAGCCAGAGCTCACAAG ATAATTGCAACACCGTACGTAGCAGTTCTCCTGCCGCTGTGGTTCCTGACGAAGGCCTGAATTCGGCAGCAGTGGCAGCATCGGTTTTCTCCTCTGGGCGCAGAGTGACTCgcagccagcaggtggcggCAAACACCACAGCCAAAAAATACCCACTGCGTCAGAGCAGGTCGTCTGGCTCGGATACCGAGGCTAATG ACATAAAACAGGGAGCGGATCGTGACGAGACCCCTCCTCGAACCCCGACGGGGAACGCCCCATCCTCGGAGTCGGACATTGAAGTTTCCAGCCCGAGCAACGACCTTGTGTCCTCGAGCAACGATATTGTAGTTTCCCAAGAGGAGGACGAGCGGTTGGCCAAAGAGCTGTCGCTCAAAGAAGCTGCAGCCCACGACCTCTCCCACCGGCCCAAACGACGGCGCTTCCACGAGAGCTACAACTTCAACATGAAGTGTCCAACACCCGGCTGCAACTCGCTCG gtCATCTGACAGGAAGACACGAGAGACATTTCTCCATATCGGGATGCCCTCTGTACCACAACCTCTCTGCTGATGAATGCAag GGCAAGGCTTCAACACGCGACAAACAGACTGAGGAAAGGGCGCTGTCGCACCGCCAGGATGAGAACAGACACTCCACAAGGAGCCAG GCCCCCACAGACCGTCAGCTGCGCTACAAAGAGAAGGTGacggagctgaggaggaagaggaattCAGGCCTCAATAAGGAGCAGAAGGACAAGTACATG GAGCACCGTCAAAGTCACGGGACGAGCCGGGAGCCGCTGCTGGAGAACATCACCAGCGACTACGACCTGGAGCTGTTCAGGAAAGCGCAGGCACGTGCCTCGGAAGACCTT GAGAAGCTCCGTCTGGCCGGTCAGGTGTCGGAAGGCAGCAACATGATAAAGACCATTGTGTTTGGCCGCTACGAGCTGGACACCTGGTACCATTCTCCATACCCAGAGGAGTACGCTCGCCTTGGGAGGCTCTACATGTGCGAGTTCTGCCTTAAATATATGAAGAGCCAGACCATTCTGCGCAGACACATG GCTAAATGTGTGTGGAAGCATCCTCCGGGTGATGAGATCTACAGGAAAGGGAACATCTCCGTCTTTGAGGTTGATGGAAAGAAGAACAAG ATTTACTGTCAGAACTTGTGTCTGCTGGCCAAACTCTTCCTGGACCACAAAACTCTGTATTACGACGTCGAACCGTTCCTCTTCTACGTCATGACCGAGGCCGACAACACAGGGTGTCACCTCATTGGATACTTCTCCAAG GAGAAGAACTCGTTCCTGAACTACAATGTGTCCTGCATCCTGACCATGCCGCAGTACATGAGGCAGGGATACGGCAAGATGCTCATAGACTTCA GTTACCTGTTGTCCAAGGTGGAAGAGAAGGTGGGGTCGCCCGAGCGCCCGCTGTCTGACCTGGGGCTGATCAGCTACAGAAGTTACTGGAAGGAGGTGCTGCTGCGCTACCTGAACAACTTCCAGGGCAAGGAGATCTCCATCAAAG AGATCAGCCAGGAAACAGCGGTGAACCCGGTGGATATCGTCAGCACGCTGCAGTCCCTCCAGATGCTCAAATACTGGAAGGGGAAGCACCTGGTTTTAAAGCGACAG GACCTTATAGACGACTGGAAGGCCAAGGAGACCAAACGCGGCAACGGCAAGACCATTGACCCCACAGCCTTAAAATGGACCCCGCCCAAAGGGACGTAG
- the LOC114440443 gene encoding histone acetyltransferase KAT7-like isoform X3: protein MPRRKRTAGSSSDGTEDSDFSADLEHAEQHESAHRRSSTRLTRASLRLSQSSQDNCNTVRSSSPAAVVPDEGLNSAAVAASVFSSGRRVTRSQQVAANTTAKKYPLRQSRSSGSDTEANADIKQGADRDETPPRTPTGNAPSSESDIEVSSPSNDLVSSSNDIVVSQEEDERLAKELSLKEAAAHDLSHRPKRRRFHESYNFNMKCPTPGCNSLGHLTGRHERHFSISGCPLYHNLSADECKGKASTRDKQTEERALSHRQDENRHSTRSQAPTDRQLRYKEKVTELRRKRNSGLNKEQKDKYMEHRQSHGTSREPLLENITSDYDLELFRKAQARASEDLEKLRLAGQVSEGSNMIKTIVFGRYELDTWYHSPYPEEYARLGRLYMCEFCLKYMKSQTILRRHMAKCVWKHPPGDEIYRKGNISVFEVDGKKNKIYCQNLCLLAKLFLDHKTLYYDVEPFLFYVMTEADNTGCHLIGYFSKEKNSFLNYNVSCILTMPQYMRQGYGKMLIDFSYLLSKVEEKVGSPERPLSDLGLISYRSYWKEVLLRYLNNFQGKEISIKEISQETAVNPVDIVSTLQSLQMLKYWKGKHLVLKRQDLIDDWKAKETKRGNGKTIDPTALKWTPPKGT, encoded by the exons AGGACCGCAGGTAGCAGCTCGGACGGGACGGAGGACTCGGACTTTTCCGCCGATCTCGAGCACGCCGAACAGCACGAGAGCGCGCATCGGCGCAGCAGCACGCGCTTGACTCGTGCGTCCCTGCGCCTCAGCCAGAGCTCACAAG ATAATTGCAACACCGTACGTAGCAGTTCTCCTGCCGCTGTGGTTCCTGACGAAGGCCTGAATTCGGCAGCAGTGGCAGCATCGGTTTTCTCCTCTGGGCGCAGAGTGACTCgcagccagcaggtggcggCAAACACCACAGCCAAAAAATACCCACTGCGTCAGAGCAGGTCGTCTGGCTCGGATACCGAGGCTAATG CAGACATAAAACAGGGAGCGGATCGTGACGAGACCCCTCCTCGAACCCCGACGGGGAACGCCCCATCCTCGGAGTCGGACATTGAAGTTTCCAGCCCGAGCAACGACCTTGTGTCCTCGAGCAACGATATTGTAGTTTCCCAAGAGGAGGACGAGCGGTTGGCCAAAGAGCTGTCGCTCAAAGAAGCTGCAGCCCACGACCTCTCCCACCGGCCCAAACGACGGCGCTTCCACGAGAGCTACAACTTCAACATGAAGTGTCCAACACCCGGCTGCAACTCGCTCG gtCATCTGACAGGAAGACACGAGAGACATTTCTCCATATCGGGATGCCCTCTGTACCACAACCTCTCTGCTGATGAATGCAag GGCAAGGCTTCAACACGCGACAAACAGACTGAGGAAAGGGCGCTGTCGCACCGCCAGGATGAGAACAGACACTCCACAAGGAGCCAG GCCCCCACAGACCGTCAGCTGCGCTACAAAGAGAAGGTGacggagctgaggaggaagaggaattCAGGCCTCAATAAGGAGCAGAAGGACAAGTACATG GAGCACCGTCAAAGTCACGGGACGAGCCGGGAGCCGCTGCTGGAGAACATCACCAGCGACTACGACCTGGAGCTGTTCAGGAAAGCGCAGGCACGTGCCTCGGAAGACCTT GAGAAGCTCCGTCTGGCCGGTCAGGTGTCGGAAGGCAGCAACATGATAAAGACCATTGTGTTTGGCCGCTACGAGCTGGACACCTGGTACCATTCTCCATACCCAGAGGAGTACGCTCGCCTTGGGAGGCTCTACATGTGCGAGTTCTGCCTTAAATATATGAAGAGCCAGACCATTCTGCGCAGACACATG GCTAAATGTGTGTGGAAGCATCCTCCGGGTGATGAGATCTACAGGAAAGGGAACATCTCCGTCTTTGAGGTTGATGGAAAGAAGAACAAG ATTTACTGTCAGAACTTGTGTCTGCTGGCCAAACTCTTCCTGGACCACAAAACTCTGTATTACGACGTCGAACCGTTCCTCTTCTACGTCATGACCGAGGCCGACAACACAGGGTGTCACCTCATTGGATACTTCTCCAAG GAGAAGAACTCGTTCCTGAACTACAATGTGTCCTGCATCCTGACCATGCCGCAGTACATGAGGCAGGGATACGGCAAGATGCTCATAGACTTCA GTTACCTGTTGTCCAAGGTGGAAGAGAAGGTGGGGTCGCCCGAGCGCCCGCTGTCTGACCTGGGGCTGATCAGCTACAGAAGTTACTGGAAGGAGGTGCTGCTGCGCTACCTGAACAACTTCCAGGGCAAGGAGATCTCCATCAAAG AGATCAGCCAGGAAACAGCGGTGAACCCGGTGGATATCGTCAGCACGCTGCAGTCCCTCCAGATGCTCAAATACTGGAAGGGGAAGCACCTGGTTTTAAAGCGACAG GACCTTATAGACGACTGGAAGGCCAAGGAGACCAAACGCGGCAACGGCAAGACCATTGACCCCACAGCCTTAAAATGGACCCCGCCCAAAGGGACGTAG